From the Solanum pennellii chromosome 4, SPENNV200 genome, one window contains:
- the LOC107017424 gene encoding zeatin O-xylosyltransferase-like, whose protein sequence is MKKTQLGVMEDPKEVRNSDHEVVIVMVPFPIQGHLNQLLQFSCLISSSYDLPVYYLGSPSLNRQARLQANALNPSDIAKIHFHDIPIPEFASPPPVFDALSKFPLHHKPLWDASLLLREPIASFLRNISSKSRRIVVVHDPFMSYNVQDVSSLPNAESYIFNGISTLNMYYFICRFRGKPVQLGEELLKKLPDLEGGIPDEMRDFTAIQSPHMGIRSGDILNTSQVIEGDFIELLVEESKQQWAIGPILPTKLDHISNRNNICLEWLNKQPPRSVLYVSFGTTSTFSNREVIELAMGLEQSRQKFIWVLREADRGDIITGEARKLELPEGFEERVKGVGLVMREWAPQPEILAHSSTGGFMSHCGWNSCIESITMGVPIAAWPMHADQPINGFLVIEILKIGLTVREWDKRAELVSASTVENVVRKLMASEEGDAIRKRAEELAESVWRSTEKGGSSRIELDSFIAHITR, encoded by the coding sequence ATGAAAAAAACTCAATTAGGAGTCATGGAGGATCCGAAAGAAGTACGAAATTCAGATCATGAAGTAGTTATAGTCATGGTTCCATTTCCAATTCAAGGACATCTCAATCAACTTCTTCAATTTTCCTGTTTAATCTCTTCATCATATGATCTTCCAGTCTATTATCTTGGCTCTCCCTCACTTAACCGTCAAGCTCGCCTTCAAGCCAACGCCTTAAATCCTTCAGATATAGCCAAAATCCACTTCCATGACATTCCAATACCTGAATTTGCCTCACCTCCACCTGTCTTTGATGCCTTAAGCAAATTCCCATTGCATCATAAGCCATTATGGGATGCATCTTTGCTTCTTCGCGAGCCCATTGCTTCCTTTTTACGCAATATCTCCTCAAAATCAAGACGAATCGTTGTTGTTCATGATCCTTTTATGTCCTATAATGTTCAGGATGTTTCTTCCTTGCCTAACGCTgaatcatatatatttaatggCATTTCAACTTTAAATATGTACTATTTTATATGCAGATTTAGAGGGAAACCTGTCCAACTTGGAGAAGAATTGCTTAAAAAGCTACCCGACCTTGAAGGAGGGATACCTGATGAAATGAGGGACTTCACAGCTATTCAGAGTCCACACATGGGTATTAGATCAGGTGATATCCTTAATACGAGTCAAGTGATTGAAGGTGATTTTATTGAATTGCTGGTTGAAGAAAGTAAACAACAATGGGCAATTGGACCAATTTTGCCAACTAAACTCGATCATATCTCGAATAGAAACAATATATGTTTGGAATGGCTGAACAAACAACCTCCAAGATCAGTTCTTTATGTATCATTTGGAACCACATCTACATTTTCCAATAGAGAAGTCATAGAGCTCGCGATGGGATTAGAACAAAGCAGACAGAAGTTCATATGGGTGTTAAGAGAAGCTGATAGAGGAGATATCATTACCGGGGAAGCTAGAAAACTTGAGTTGCCAGAAGGATTTGAGGAAAGAGTAAAAGGGGTCGGGTTAGTGATGAGAGAATGGGCACCACAACCTGAAATCCTGGCTCATTCTTCCACAGGCGGGTTCATGAGTCATTGTGGATGGAATTCTTGCATAGAGAGTATTACTATGGGGGTACCAATAGCTGCTTGGCCTATGCATGCTGACCAGCCAATAAATGGTTTCTTGGTGATAGAAATACTGAAAATAGGCCTGACAGTGAGAGAGTGGGATAAACGCGCAGAGCTAGTAAGTGCATCCACGGTAGAGAATGTCGTGAGGAAGTTGATGGCATCAGAAGAAGGTGATGCAATAAGGAAAAGAGCAGAAGAACTGGCAGAATCCGTATGGCGTTCCACAGAAAAAGGGGGTTCTTCTCGAATAGAGTTGGATTCTTTTATCGCGCATATCACAAGATAA